The following are from one region of the Deinococcus roseus genome:
- a CDS encoding glycoside hydrolase family 32 protein, with product MTVKPIAASLLLTLGLTLTACSSVSVPPPGGFQPPNASYNEQWRPKLHYTPQRNWMNDPNGMVYLNGEYHLFYQYNPQGIKWGHMSWGHAVSRDLIHWEELPIAIPEAPDIAIFSGSVVYDRNNTSGFGTTANPPLVALFTGWNKSNNNQSQYAAYSLDQGRTWTRYGTAPVLDIGSTESRDPKVFWHAATSKWIMVFARATDHKVAIYGSTNLKNWTYLSDFGPLGAGTAPGQLWEVPDLVQLPIDGNTANQKWALLLSINGGTLWGGSGMQYFLGNFNGVTFTPDPLPAVNEPGGVLYQDFEGSTYGSWTVTGNAFGAGPAQGTLPDQQVVTGYRGSRLVNTFLNGDSTTGTLTSPDFVIGKPYISFLIGGGNHPGETAFNLIVDGKVVRSATGQNEELLRWNAFDVTALQGKTARLQIVDTHTGQWGHINIDQIVFSDNAFTENDNRVLWADFGRDFYAASTFDNHPTGDKVWIGWMSNWQYAEKVPTYPWRSAMTLPRKLTLKTTPDGIRLHQEPVAALTTQHAASLKFTNLPLSQMRQNLTAAGVRGKTLEVLLEVDTTGPGSIGLKMHTSAFEETVLQYNPITQKLSLDHQKSGDSSFDPGLSEVHVATLRNTGTLKLRVVLDTSSIEVFAQDGKLVFTDLLLSSPSSDGFELYSSSGDPLVKNLEVYELKTIWNP from the coding sequence ATGACTGTGAAACCCATTGCCGCAAGTTTGTTGCTCACCCTTGGCCTGACCCTCACCGCCTGCTCTTCGGTGTCGGTGCCCCCACCGGGTGGATTTCAGCCGCCAAATGCCAGTTACAACGAACAGTGGCGTCCAAAGCTGCATTACACCCCGCAACGCAACTGGATGAACGACCCCAACGGCATGGTCTACCTGAATGGGGAATACCACCTCTTTTACCAGTACAATCCGCAGGGCATCAAATGGGGCCACATGAGCTGGGGGCATGCGGTTTCACGTGACCTGATCCATTGGGAAGAATTGCCCATTGCCATTCCTGAAGCTCCAGACATCGCCATTTTCTCTGGGTCGGTGGTGTATGACAGAAACAACACCTCCGGGTTTGGCACCACTGCAAACCCGCCACTGGTGGCACTCTTCACGGGCTGGAACAAATCCAACAACAACCAGTCGCAGTATGCGGCGTACTCGCTGGACCAGGGGCGCACCTGGACCCGCTATGGCACGGCTCCGGTGCTGGACATTGGCAGCACCGAATCCCGCGACCCCAAGGTCTTCTGGCATGCCGCCACCAGCAAGTGGATCATGGTTTTCGCACGGGCCACCGACCACAAGGTCGCAATTTATGGTTCCACCAACCTCAAAAACTGGACTTACCTGAGCGACTTTGGACCGCTGGGTGCAGGCACAGCACCGGGTCAACTCTGGGAGGTTCCTGATCTGGTGCAACTCCCCATCGATGGCAACACCGCCAACCAGAAGTGGGCCTTGCTGCTGAGCATCAACGGAGGAACGCTGTGGGGTGGCTCTGGGATGCAGTATTTCCTGGGGAATTTCAATGGGGTCACCTTCACCCCTGACCCCCTGCCTGCCGTGAATGAACCCGGAGGGGTGCTGTACCAGGACTTTGAGGGCAGCACCTATGGAAGCTGGACGGTCACCGGAAATGCTTTCGGTGCGGGGCCAGCCCAGGGCACCCTGCCCGATCAACAGGTGGTCACAGGCTACAGGGGCAGCAGACTGGTCAACACCTTTTTGAACGGAGACAGCACCACCGGAACCCTCACCAGCCCGGATTTTGTGATTGGCAAACCTTACATTTCCTTCCTGATTGGCGGGGGAAACCACCCTGGAGAAACGGCTTTCAATTTGATTGTGGATGGCAAAGTGGTGCGCAGTGCCACCGGACAGAATGAGGAACTGCTGCGCTGGAACGCCTTTGATGTCACGGCCCTGCAAGGCAAGACCGCCAGACTGCAAATTGTGGACACCCACACCGGACAGTGGGGCCACATCAACATCGACCAGATTGTGTTCTCGGACAATGCTTTTACGGAGAACGACAACCGGGTGCTGTGGGCGGATTTCGGACGGGATTTTTACGCGGCCTCCACCTTTGACAACCACCCCACTGGAGACAAGGTGTGGATCGGCTGGATGAGCAACTGGCAGTACGCCGAGAAGGTGCCCACCTACCCCTGGCGCAGTGCCATGACTTTGCCCCGCAAGCTGACCCTCAAGACCACACCAGACGGCATCCGTTTGCATCAGGAACCTGTGGCGGCCCTGACCACCCAGCATGCCGCCAGCCTAAAGTTCACCAATTTGCCCCTCTCGCAGATGAGACAGAACCTCACGGCTGCAGGGGTCAGGGGCAAAACCCTGGAAGTGCTGCTGGAAGTGGACACCACCGGACCCGGCAGCATCGGGCTGAAAATGCACACCTCTGCTTTTGAGGAAACCGTGCTGCAGTACAACCCCATCACCCAGAAGCTCTCTCTGGACCACCAGAAATCCGGGGATTCCAGTTTCGATCCGGGCCTTTCAGAGGTGCATGTGGCCACTTTGCGCAACACCGGAACCCTGAAACTGCGTGTGGTGCTGGACACCTCCTCGATTGAAGTCTTTGCCCAGGATGGCAAATTGGTGTTCACGGATTTGCTGCTCTCCAGCCCCAGCAGCGATGGTTTCGAGCTGTACAGCAGCAGCGGAGATCCGCTGGTCAAGAACCTGGAAGTGTACGAACTGAAAACCATCTGGAACCCCTGA